The DNA sequence CATGCCTAGTCGGAGGCAATAGgaatatatttttgtaaaatttgttcAAGAAAAGACTTCCCAAATAATCAAAATCTGCATTTTAATTAGCTACAGATTACGTATACTATGACAAATGCTACTGGCATGCTTGTTATGAGCTGTATGTGAGTGAAAAGTCCAGTCGATACAGTGAAAGTGTGAATCCAAGCAAATTTCTACTTTGTAACAAAATCAGCTACTATCCAACCTAAAAATCAAATCACTGACAATTGTTGCACTTATCACAAACTAGGAAGACCTAAATATAACAGGACAATTCAAGGAAGGAATGAACAACtgatctattataaaaaattatcaattaagTTACCTAGCTTGTTCTGGGGAATGAACTGGCGTCTCTGTCCCCACTTTACCCAAACCTAGaagcattcaatttattttacacGAACAAAGTGTTGGATTAACAACTAAATAAACAATGGTATTGATGGAATCATCAAAGAAACAACACCTTTAAGAAAATAGATAATGAGATATATGGAAAGATACATATATGACTGGTTCATGCAACAGATGAATTCGAGCAACATAAGACATAGCATACTAAGATATCTAGGACCTAAGAGGTAAACTATAAATTTAACCATGACAACCAATCCTTTAATTTCATTGTTATAAATTATCTTTGCAATCAAAGAGGCAAATTCAGCCTGTGCATCTGCTTTCCACCAACTTTAAAAAGGGACATATCCATACAAGTTCTCAGTGAGCATGAAACAATAATCACATGTATCCTAGGAATTACATCAATTTGTAAAGGGAAGGAGATAAAAGTAATATATACCTTCAAGTGAAAAAGAAACATGATCTTCACAGGTTGGACACTTCTCCACAATGGCAGTGGGCTCATCGCAACAAAGTAAATCGATAACAGATAATTCCGAGTCTTGGAACAAAGAGAAATCAATAGTTGAGAGGAGTAAAGTTTAGAAAATTGCTGGCTAACCAGATAACAATAAAAACTTAGTACCAGCGTTATGGCCTCAAATGTAAATTAATAGCATGGCAATAACCATTGTCCTGACGTGCATGGGTTGTATATATGTCTCAGGCTACTTACATTGATCAGTTACTGTCTTTGATTGGCTGGCCTGTTGATTGACAGTAGGATTCTTTTGAGTGGGAAAACTTGTTAAAATCCTGTCAAGCGACAACAATATCATTAAGTTCGAGACTGTAGGCCTTCTGTGATAATTAGAAATAACACCACACTAAGTGAAAGAAATTAGGTATTGAAGCTTAACCTAATAATAACCAAGCCTTCCGGCTTGATCAAATGCCCATTCTATCTATTCAATAGCTTTAAAAAATATGACTTAATTAgtaaactaataaagaaaaaggcTCAGTTACAATATTATGTAAAATTAAATATTCACTCACTTCTTTGGAGATGTTTCTATCTGGCCACACAAATACGATCCTGCTTCTATAAAATTCATTATACATTACACATCTCAGTTTCACATTGcacgttaaaaataaaaaaaaaatgaaaaatacaaacaaaCACACCTAAAACTTGACCGTTTATATACAGTGAGGTAAATGTATTAAACCACATACTTGCTTCTTCAAATCTGTAGGTATCTACATTAGTATCCATGTTTGCAAAAATAGTTGGTTGATTTGCTGAGATACTGTTGGGCAAGATAGAAATATTGCTTTCTCCATCATCCCTCCCTTTTATTATTGTGCACAAAATGTGGGGAGAATCATCAATTTTAGTAAATCAGACATgagcaagaaaaatgaaaagagaagaAGCCTAAGCATTAGGTGAATAATTTTTTAAGGAAGACACTAGTAAATATTTTCCCCATTCATGTCCATGTTCACCAGGAAGTATATCATAATGAGTTTGAGCCTAATGTGAAATGATTTACTCACCAAAAGTATCATACAAGCTTAATGTAGTAGAATTATTTCCATaagtaaaaaacaataaatgggaaggaaagaaagagaattcaACTATGAAATACTGGATCGTCAGTTATATGCTAGAAAATCTCACAACGAAGCTTTCTTCTCTTTCCCTAACAAATTAACAAATGACAGGTTCTATTAATACTTCAATACAAAGGGAGTCAACTAAAGTCTATACCTGCATTAGTTTCTAATGGTCCGGGCCTCACGAATAATTCAAACACAAGAAGATTATCAACTATTTAACCAAAATATATGCTACCAGAAGTAGAGGTTTTAAAGGTCACAAAAATCACTTTCAATATTGTACAGAAAAAGATGCAATAAAATTGCAATTCCaagaacaaaatataaaatgCTTACCCTTAAGATGGGAAGAGTCGCATTTTTGTGTATTTGTTGACAAGTTAAGCAAATTAAGAATGTCTAGCGAACGATGTTGTTTGCGGTTATGTGCAGTTATGCCTGTGCTGTTAGTACAGTTATCTAACCCAAGCATCTGCAGATTTTGTTGCTGACGCTTCTTTTGTTCAAAATATTGTTTTTGTCTGTAAAAGATATAGAGTCAACAGCTATTCAAGTAAATAACCACCAAATTTTAGCAGAACCACATTCTCTCAAGACTCAACCAACCAAACTCCATCAGGATAGCTAACATCTATTTTTTACCTCTTCTGCGTTGACATTCTTGACTGAAAATTCCCATCTCAGCATAAGTGATCACATGCACCATATAGAACATTTAAATATCAGGGgtcaaaagaaacaaaaaagtcaGTTTCTATATTGAAATATCAGGCTCAGTGGAGTTATTTAGCAATTCATGAAAAATCATATTTATGCATTGCTGCTGAAGGCAACtctagcttttttgtttttctcctccACTTCTTTTTCAAGAGAAAAACTTACTACTATATAACAGACTGCGTGACAGTTAAATTGATTAATCAGGTTTAGCTGCTCCCctacaaaattaattattcaattgtGCAATTCAAAAATAGAATTAATGTATGATGTATATGAACTTAAGAAACACAATTAGCTATGGTTTGGTATCAGAAGGAATTCCTAGTTATCTTCATTACTACGAAAAGTTAAATAAATTTCCAGAGCGTTATCTTCTGAATCAGAATCAAGCATGCAAAAGAGATGCTTTTAGAGACTCAAAAGTCCATTAAATTTAGAATTCGAAGGTTTTAACCCTATCTTATGCGGATTGGAAGTTGAAACTATAAAGCAGTAAGCACCTAATAAGATccttcgtttttttttctttacgcGAAAACTGAAAACTGAATCCAAAATGGAACGACTCACAGTATTAACGTTCTTCCTCGATCCTCCCATCCATTGCAACATCGCGAAGGACGAGATCAGAAAAAACCTAAAACCTGACACGAAACAATTGAAATAGTTGAGTTTTCAAAATCAGATTGGAAAATAAAGAATCGATAGGGAAAACGGAAGCCGGAATAGTCAGCAAGAGAAATTCAGAGAAGAAGCGGAATGCCACAGATAGATTTTGCGGTTACAGAAAAgaatgaagaggaggaggaagaagaagaagaacctaaaATGGTGAATGGAAACGAAGTGAAGTGAAGTGAAGAGAAGACTGAAGTGTGGAGCTCAACTGCTCAAGTATGAAATAGAAACGCGGGAGCGGCAAGACTGAAGAGAAATTCGTATACGTGAAAATCATTAATTTTGCTTTGTTCCAATTATTTTCTGCCACGTGGAATTAactatttattttcattaaatatttcAAAGAATAAATAATGCTACATGATCAAGCATCTTAATAACCCCAAATTTAACCAACTTAATCTaataacttaaaaattaataaccataAATTTTAGTTGGAAAAAAAAATCCAtagaaaaacttaattaaattaagttacaaaaatttcttatttttctaatattttttttattttcaaaactaaattaaCTTGGTTAATTCTAAACAGAGTCAACTTCTAAACTTTTATAATCAGTGAATCCTCCACTTCTCCTTCCTTGTCAGGATATTTTTTTTGAGTtgattactattttattttagttatgaaGATATAagtcgaatttttttttaatttttttatatacaaaattattcttaaaatttaaaaccaaaattTAAAGTTGTCCTTTTTacttcaattttataattttagactaaattattcataacataaaaaattaaaaaattaaaaaattaaaaaaaagataaaaaaatatttttgctcctacaaaaaaaagaaaggaagaagaagaaaaagttgtTTATGATTCACTTCTGTCTCCGCTTTTGTtaccaaaaatttaaaatcaagttaaattttagggacgattttaaaactaagttaaaccttagagaccattttgtataaaaaaaaatattgagaacgaaaaaaattttcagcgtATATCTTAGAGACTAAAATCGTATTtaaccctttctttttctacatatttctcattgtttttaaaatttattactaaaatattaatttttattaaaaaatatttattaatttgtcattgttttgttttaatattttgttttttgctaACTCAAAAGTGTCAAAATAATGAGAGAATTCCATTCACAATTATTTTGTctgaattataatataaaaatcatAGTTTTAAGACCACAAGTCATATTAACATGTAACTTACTAACACTTTTGTTAGACATACtgaaattaattaagattaaattTGATGTGCTATTCACAAAAGTGCTTTTTATTTAAGAAGTGCTGAATAATTGTACgtgagataaaaatattttatctctatataataaaaattttgagagtatttattaaatatatattacatGGTAGTTAGAATCAATTTTTTCACTAATAAAGTGATTGTAgttaaaaaatcaattatttgtaagataatattttatcatttttttcataatttaatttttaaaattatattaaaaagtaCATCATTGCAATTATATGAAAGCATttgaaaaaaaaggtaaaaatttaCATTGCTTATCAATTTCCAGTAAGTAACTGGTAATATGACTGCTAACCTGTAATCCAGTAagaatttaatttgtataatggAGTATAATTTGTTTATAAGGGTAGAGTTTATTTAGCAATAAAGAGCTAGCAGAAAAAAACTATTAACATCTATTATTATTAACTATTTCAGTTTATTAAGAATTTTAGATCATCTAAATACACTTCAGCATGAACTCTGAATATAAAGTGTCTAATTCTATAtatttatgttattatatatttgttatgGGAATTTAGTCTCATGGTCAATCTCTTCAGTATCATTCTAGTAGATAAGATtagataatacaaaaaaaaaagggacaaTTAGCTTAGAGCACCGTAGCCGGGTCAAAATTGATATCcattaaaaatataccaaaattatGTGAGTTTATTCCTTTCACATTTTGATGGTTCTAATGAGGCACCATATATACACTGTGGGATATGATTCAACCAAAGAAATATTAAATATTGCAAAAGCATGAGATAATTATCACTAAGCATATCAAAATCAAAAGGAAAAGTTGTACTTGGAGAACAAGGAGGATCACAACAAAGATAGATATCAAAATCCAACATGAGAAATGACATCAGCATTGGTCAACCCTTTTTGATGTGTCACATTTTTTGTGCAAACAAGTAAAAATGCACAAGTATAAATACCCCAATTGCAAATCCATAAGAACAATATAACTTAATATTAGCAATTtggatataaattaaatataagcaAATgggtgaagacaacaacaatgtgGTATTGTTGGATTTCTGGCCAAGCTCTTATGGGATGAGGGTGAAAATTGCTTTGCAAGAAAAGGGTGTCTCGTATGAGTGTAGGCAAGAAGATTTTGAAGCTAAAAGTTCTCTGCTTTTGGAGATGAACCCAATTCACAAGATGATCCCAGTTTTGATTCATAATGGTAAACCCATTTGTGAATCTCTCAACATAGTTGAGTACATCGATGAGGTTTGGAACCATAAACCTTCTCTACTTCCCTCTGACCCTTACAAGAGATCCCAAGCAAGGTTTTGGGGTAATTACATTGATAAAAATGTAAGTCATATAACTATTTACTTTATCTTATATATGTTTCTTCATCATACATATACCAATATAAGATTAAATATTTGTATCGATATTTTTTTACACCAGCAATGATACTAATTTTATATATTCAACTAAAATTACACTAATGTTGTAtatgtagattttttttttatttggggtATAAGCTTTAAGAAGGTCTAATTCATTGCATGGCTATAAGTCTATGATCAAATAAATGGGTTCCATTCTCTCTACCTATGTTTGTTAAATCtcaaaccctaaatactaaattttaataatataaaaataaaatattaatctaaaatgttaattaatattaataaaaaatattaatagttcATAACATTTCTCTTAGTTAATTTATTGAGGTGGCCTTGATTTAGGTATACAGCAGAGGAAAGAAGGTATGGAATGGAAAagtggaagagaaagaagagaggaagaagcaaTTCATAGAATGCTTGAAGATGTTGGAGGAAGAGCTTGGTGAGAAGCCATATTTTGGAGGTGATGAATTTGGTTATGTTGATGTGGCTCTTGTTCCCTTCACAAGCTGGTTTTATACATACGAAACACTAGGGAACCTAAGCATAGAGGCATTTGTTCCAAAGCTTGTGGGTTGGACCAAAAGGTGCATGGAAAAACAGAGTGTGGCCAAGTCACTCCCTCACCCTCATAAGATATATGACTTTGCTTTGAAATATAGAGAGGCACATGGATATGAGTAAAATTTTGCTGCTAAATGCATgggaaaaaataataatgaatagaTATGATTGAAGTGCTTGagtttgtttttgtttgtttgtttttatatgTGCTATAAGCATCTACGGTGTTGTAATGTAACATTAATGTTCTCTATGGATTCATGTTTTGTATcgtaaataaatttgattattattaAGAAATTAATGTTTTTGAGCAATCTTAACGAAAAATTAACGCTCAAAATATCCCATAATACTAATGGTTGTTGTttctctcttaaaaaaaaaataaacattataaggataaacaaaatattaatataaaatattttatgatcaataaaatattaatatatttatatgtgcTGTATACGGATTTTTCAAATAGcataattaactattaaaataatcaaatattttataaattcaaaaaatcagtcacatcatattttaatatttttagggtTAACATTCAATTTGGtaaatgtagccattgacaaaaaGACAATctctaaataatttaaaaatagtaaaaaataaacaataaatattatattttttgtaagtaataaaaaaattttatatttagtaaatgGCTTATCCATTTGATCTGAATTTTTATGACAATATTTAAATACATATTTAGAAGGTGCACGATAAAAATCGGAACAAAATTTGATctctagaatttttttattttaaaaaataatatggtCATCAcaatattcttttaaatatttcattttacataaaattatcaaattttaaaaataaaaaatttttatttttctaataattattgcaaaaatttgtattaaaatttgatttctaaaactattttttagaatatattttaatatataattctttttatcgctttttaacatttttagaaacttaattattgttaaatattttttaaaatccttGTTGTTAGGATGTAAGCATTCCGATATCATTTTAGTAGTTTACTCGTACTTTTATTCATATTTTGAGTGTTAATCAATCAAATTTACTTATAAATATAACCTGACTTTAACATTTATTTTCTAATAAGAGTGTCATTTAAGAATTTACTATTGATTAATAGATTTTTATATCAATTTCGTTAGGTAGTCAACGAAGATTTAGCCAATAACAAGCAACaaacatttttaaattatactttatattaattaattgtgattaattagtaattatttaaatttaatttttttaaaaatataaaattattaattattaattaaaattatttaaaattaactaattaaaaattatttatctatattttttttttacattgttataaaaatataaaataaaattcaaatttctacctatgtttttttttttttttgatattttcttaCCTACACCTTATACAGAAAAGTAGCTACAaagttctaaattttaaatttttactttaaagaataaaatataatatcttaaaaaaaattttcagtgtttattttttatatacaaaggAGTCAAAGGCCCAAGTTATTGGTGTTTATGATAATGAAAGAGAAAGACTTTCAAGCTTCACCCAACGTTTACATTTATTCATACAGTCTGGGCCCAACAACTTTTCAGTCCCTAACATCACAAAATCTCCAGCCCAAAAAGGATTCTAAAAACAACGGGCCTGAATTTACCATTATATCCCCTGAAGAATAGGGCAAAAGTAAAACCCTAACTGTCCCCTCCTATAAATAGTGCTTCCATCCCAAACCTGATATGCATCTGTCTCCATTCTCTACAGCTTACTTCTCCCACTAATTTTTCATTGTTTATGTGCTTTTTTAGATCTTTCTATGCTCTTTTCTCCCTTAGGGTTTATAATTAGCTTATATTTAttctgttttcttttgttttaatttaatagCTTGTTCCATTTTTTTGATTTGATATCCGAAACCGTGCACAATAAGCCGATGCTCTGGATTTTCAGAAAGGAAGGCAGCATGGTTGTGTGTACGGAAATTGATTTCTTTAGGGTCAACATGTCTGCTCTCAATGATAACTACTCCTGATTTGAGGGCCTGGTTCATACctacattttttttattgttttcaaatCCGTGAATTGAGtttaatattttctctttttttactaAGAGATCTGCTTTTTATTAAAGCATGATTATAAAATGTGTGTACGGTATTTTTGATAGATCTTATTTGTAGATGTCTTGATCTGTTCAGAGTCTTTGGACGATATGATGGTGTTGAGCGTAGAGACCGAGACTCATACGTTTCATATGTCATTTGCTGAGTGCACGATCAGCATTATGGCATGTGACATATGAAAGGTGTGGGTCTCTGGTCTCTACTCTCTACAGAAGTATGGACTATGCAATTTTTTTGGCCCGCTGATTAGAAATTATTGATAAGTTTTATGCTCTACTtgtattttataagtatttaaatTCTGAATTATAACTAAGGATATGTTTGGATGATAGGATGGTGTGTCTTATTGAGAAAGCTAGATTATAGTCTGCAATTTCTGTTAAGTTGGGCGTAGAGATCAGAGATGCACACATTTTACATGGCATTTGTTGAGGGTAGCAATATTGCATGTGGTATGTGTAATGTGTGGGTTTCTGGTCTCCACACTCCATAGAAGTATGGACTATAGGTGTTGCTTAGCTTCCTCAATATGTGACATTATCTTATTATCTTGATCTTATACTGGTGATTATTTTCAGGGCATGTAACATATTGAAATTAAGGGGAATGTATCATTGTTTACTCTAAAGTTTGGTTTCCGCAGACAAATCTGATATGGAGAAAGATGGAGCTTCATGTGAATGTTTTAAGGAGATCAAGAAACAACTGAAGTAGTAGCTGCTGCTGCAAGGAATCTGTTTGAAGAGTATAAACTGACAAACCTACCCTCTCACTTATGAAGTCTTATTTTTCTTCtgagattttttatgttaaaGTTTTTGTTCTATCATAAACCCCGTGTATTGTTGCTGGGGATTTGCTCTGTTTTTCGTCAATTCCAGAGTATTAGAGAAAACTATTGTATTTTTTGCTTCTTTGATTTAAAGCTAAattattgttatattattatcagttcaataaaaaattattaatggaCGTGTGGAACATGTGCTCAGagttaaaagataataaaattaaaaatataaacataaagaaaaattaatttagaaaatatCTATGGTGACAGGGTCTCTTTTTTCACTCTACATCCTTATATCCAGAAACTAATTCAAGAATAGAGGGGAAAATGGTGTTATTCACACATTGTATTATcactttttaatataaatatgggAAATATGGGTGCTTGACTGCGTGTGGTGTCAGGGATGGAATAATTGGACGGTATGAGATGAAGAGGACTTGTATCGGACAGTCCGATTTTATGGTGACAACAATTGAAGAGGACTTatatcggacggtccgattttatGTTCCGCATGCGTCGCTCCCACAACGGTCTTCTTTGTTGAAGAAGTTCTTCCTCTACatccttaaaaaaaataaaataaaatgctaaAGAAGCAAAAATTTAAAGATGttgattatcttaaattttgtaaaatatcTCAATCATtaagtttatttattaattttttttatgtttcatagttataattattattgttgttattagaaGTTAAACTTAGGAGTgacagaattattattattagtgatagaaatttaggaatatatgtttaaataataattagaaatatatatttaaatgtaattagaaaatattttaattaataataatatttgagtTTGACTAATATGatagattaataaaaaatacatatttagaattttttgtaataatttttaaaattataactaattaattaatttttataattaattttagaaattataattttagaaattatattaatttttcataacaataattaaactaaatCGGTGTATACTGTTTTTGAGTAATGTTGataattttgattaataattagatttcgtaaaatataatttatttgtttttcggTAATGTTGataattttgattaataattagatttcgtaaaatataatatatttgtttTTCGGTAATTGTTATTTGTTTATTGTTAGTTTTTTAATTGACATAAATATGTTATTGTAGTTGAGATTTTAATATTAAAGTAGAACATTATTACTTAAATAAGAATTGGAAGTATCTATTAGCTATTATTATTAATAGtgagttaaaaataatttttaggattattaaTTAAACTTAGAAGGTAAAATATTATTACTCGGGAGTTTAGTAAATTGGATTTAGTAAAATTATCTATGATAGTTgtgtgattttaattaatatttcttgtttagttaattgtgaacattttttaataatgataGTTAGTTAATTGATAGGTTAGTTAGTCATACATGGTAATTACTTAATTTGGTAATTAACAAAAAGTTTAGCATGAGTTTAATAAATTAGTTGCTCTaattagaaaattattatattttaataaattagtaATTGTTAATGATTTGACTAATAATTTGATATGTTTTTGTAGAGTTTACGGATGTTGACATGCTCTGAATCGATACAATAATAGGATGGAGGAGCATTTATGATTTACTGGTTTTTATCTTGCAAAAATATTTTCATCATTTAACtgcatttattattttaacaataaacaactatatgatttatttttcaaaactttctctTTAACATCACCTTCTTCTTAAGGCGACCCTAGTCAATTTGGGTGACTGGTAAAATCATTTTAAACtccaaacatatttttaaaatgtcacagaatatttttttgattttattattttatccttTACGATAGATTTACTAATTTGAAAATAGACTATTTGTATTACATATTATCTCTTCATCCTAAACACAAACAATACTACCAACATTTGAGTAATTACAATCGTATTTTGTCATTCttatcatataattttatattcttacCATACCACAAGCATTTCAATGTTCACAACCCTAAACAAAATATAATCTGTCAttcatcataaataaaaaaactcattAATTACTACTTTAGTCATTATTAGCCATGACACAGGTAGACTGCCCTACTACGTCAGAAGCCAAGCAAAGTCAATTCCAAATGTTAGTCCGTTCAGTTTTATGGTGGTTTGACAGACTAGTCCACTTaatgcttttaaaaaaaataattaaaattaatgaaaatagataattaaaaatcaaataaaaataaaaaatagccaaactacaatataattattttactttttctttttaaaatttttcactaTGATAGAATTGTTTGCAATAATATCTGCcaacaaaatctttattttaaaaaaataagtcacacaatttaagtatatatatataaaagtctaaaataaaataacaaaagttaaTTAATAACACAATTTGGTATGGAGTTGTTTGATTTGAACAAATATCCGGAGGAGGAAGAGGGGTTTGGTTGTTTAGAGAGGATGATATGCAGCACGAGTATTATTGTGGTGAAGTGAATGCCCCGGACATGAGTGCTTTTGGTATTTATGACACCGGCAGAGCCAGCAGGTTGGATGTTAGTGCTTTTGAGGCTTGTGGTGGCGATAGACCTAATGGTCAGGATGCGGGTGCTTCTGAGGGTCATCTATATAATCTACGGACAGAGATTACTCCCTTGAAGAAATATAATAAGCTATTTCTTCATGAGTAACTTCGCCACTTTCTTCAAATAATACGATGGGAGTGTATTTCTTCG is a window from the Arachis hypogaea cultivar Tifrunner chromosome 1, arahy.Tifrunner.gnm2.J5K5, whole genome shotgun sequence genome containing:
- the LOC112794222 gene encoding probable glutathione S-transferase parA, whose amino-acid sequence is MGEDNNNVVLLDFWPSSYGMRVKIALQEKGVSYECRQEDFEAKSSLLLEMNPIHKMIPVLIHNGKPICESLNIVEYIDEVWNHKPSLLPSDPYKRSQARFWGNYIDKNVYSRGKKVWNGKVEEKEERKKQFIECLKMLEEELGEKPYFGGDEFGYVDVALVPFTSWFYTYETLGNLSIEAFVPKLVGWTKRCMEKQSVAKSLPHPHKIYDFALKYREAHGYE